The stretch of DNA GCAGGATAATCGGGTGCTTCTCATCGTAATCCAGGAGAGAGTGTTTTAAGCGCCCGCCGACACGCAAAATTCCGCGCTCATCCAGGAACGGGTTGAGGCGGACGAGGGGTCCCCGGAGAGGGGAGCGCGACTTCTCTAAACCCGAAATCTCTGCTGCGAAGAAACGCCGCTGCTCGCATTGAACGATAACAAGTCGAGCGTTGTCCAATTCAGCGGTCCGTAGAAAGCTGTCCTTGACGGTAGAAGTTCCTCGCGCGCAGTTGAGGAAACGCAAGCACCACGCAACCGACCGCAGGAGGCGCGTGAAGGACGAGTACCGAAATATTAAGTCGGTAGTTGGCGCGGAGGACTGCGACGCGACGGTAGTATTAAGGACGGTTTTTTCAGCGCGTCTTTCTTCCTCCGTATCCAGAACGGTCGCATCGTGTCCTTTAAATTCAGTGATCGAGGTGGAGAGGAAGGACGGCCCCTGCCACCAGAGCGAATTGTTAGCCAGAGTGTCCCCGTTTAAGCCCCGAGAAGCGGGATCGGCAGGGTTTTCCTTTGAGCGGATGTGATACCATACATCACCGGGGAAGAGGTTTTGAATCTCCGCGACCCTGTTAGCAACAAATGTCTTCCATTTGGAGGGTCGACCCTGAAGCCAGCCGAGAACTATTTTCGAGTCTGACCAGAGGTATATTTTAGCGTCATGCAACGATAAGGCGTTTAGTGTACGTTTGACTAGCCGCGAAAGAAGCACGGCGGCGCACAATTCAAGCCGAGGAAGAGATACCTGTTGGAGGGGGGCGACTTTTGTTTTGGCGATGACTAGCCTCACGAGTGGCTTCGCGGTGTTCGGAAATGAGCGAAGGTAAACAACGCCGGCATACGCCTTTTCCGAAGCGTCGGCGAACCCATGTATTTCTATCGCGTGTTTACTACCCATCCCCACCCAGCGAGGCATCTTGACAGCCGAAATCCCCGCGAGACTGTGCGAATAGGTCGCCCAATATTTAGCATGCGCGGGGGGCAGGGGGTCGTCCCAATCGAGTCTCAAGAGCCAGAGCGTCTGGAGAAATATTTTTGCTGTAACCGTGACCGGCGCCAAAAAACCGAGAGGATCGTAGACCGAAGCCATCTCCCTCAAAACCTGTCGCTTAGTGATCATTGCCTGAGTGTCACGCGGTTTCAGATTGAAGAGAAAGAAGTCTCCCGCGGGCTGCCACTTTAGTCCCAGTAAAGAAAGGATGCTCTCGAATGGGCGTTCCCCCGAGGAAGCGACGTGTTCCGCTGAGAGGTGGTCAAGCAACCTTGAGTCATTGGAGGTCCATTTCCTCAGGGTGAAGCCGCCCGCCTTGAGTGTTGCAATTAATTGTCCCTGGATTGCCAGAGCCTCATCGATAGTCGAGGCTCCGGAGAGCACATCGTCCATGTAAACGTCGGACTGTAAACAGGCGGCAGCCAGCGGAAAACGACCCCCCTCGTCGAGACTGAGTTGTCGTATTGTACGCATAGCAAGGTAGGGAGCGCAAGCTAGACCGTACGTGACCGTCCGGAGTCGATACTCGCCCACCTGGTCGCCTGAATCGCGGCGCCACAGGATGCGTTGGGCGTCGCGATCCTCCTCAGCAAGCCAGATTTGCCGATACATCTTCTCCATATCGGCGGCGAAAACTATAGCGTGGCAACGCCAACGGAGCAGAAGGTCAGGAATCTCCGGCAACAAGTTGGGGCCAGAATGTAGAATGTCATTCAGCGAGACACCGGTTGTCGTCTTACTAGAGCCATTGAACACGACGCGTAGCTTGGTCGTGGTGCTTGACTCTCGCCAGACGCCGTGATGCGGAAGATAGAAAATTTTGGAGTTTTCTCTAATCCCGGTAGCGATTTCCATATGATTTAGCTGGAGATACTCATCTAGAAAGGAGCGGTATTTCTCGGCAAGGTCCTCGGCATTTAAGAAACGTCTCTCAAGTTTGGAAAGCATCGCGGCGGCTGTACGTCGAGAGTCACCTAGCACCGAGAGAGCACGCTTAAACGGAAGCCGGACGATGTATCGACCCGTACGGTCACGCGTGTGAGTACGGGCGAAGTGATTTTCGCACTCGTCTTCGTCAGCGGTCAACTCACTAGAGGAGGGGGGAGCGACTACTTCCTCCAAGGACCAGAATTTTTGCAGCAGGGTGCTGATATCATCGTCGACTGCACAATGCAGGACGATCCGACGAGGGTTTGAAGGAGAAAATTCCGACTCTCCCGGCGGTCCGGTCACAATCCAGCCCAGGGTGGTAGCTTGGGCGATAGGAGCGCCCGCCGCGCCCGTCCGCAGACCTTCGCGAAGAATTAAAGCGTAGACATCGGCTCCAAGCAAAAGCTCGATGGGTTGTCGCGAAGTGATTTCCGGGTCCGCCATTTCCAGGTTCGCGAGGTGAGGCCATGCATTAGGACAGGCAGTGGTAGGTGGCTCGTAAGACGATAGCCGCGGGAGAATGACAGCGTCTACCGAGTATGAGACCGTGTGGTCTAATCGCGATGACACTGTCAAATTCACTCTCCCTCGAGGTCGACTTCGCATCGAATCGACTCCCTCCAGCGGTATATTAAAAGGTTTGCGAGATAATTTGTATCGTTGCACGATGCTTTCCCCGATCAAGCAGACTTCGGAACAAGGGTCGATTAAAGCGCGGACAAAGATTCTTTCGCCCGGATAGACCTCTATCCCCACGATCGCGGTAGCTAGAATGAGGGTTTGGTTCATCCGCGTACAATTTACTATTTTAGCGATAGGTTTGGACACGGAGGATGACGCTTCGGCATTGTACTCAGAGGGAGTACTCCCGTGAGGAATGTGAAGGGCAGTATGATGTTTGCCCACGCAGGTTTGGCAACGCTTATTCGATTTACAATCGCGTACGTGGTGATTAGATAGACAGTTGAAGCAGAGATCGTGTTCTGTTACCAATTTCCTCCTCTCCGGGGGTGTGCAGCTTTTAAACGAGGGACAGAAAAGGACAAAGTGATCCTTGCGGCAGAGACGGCATCGCGAGTTTCCGGGTGTTCCCGTCACGGCGTGCACCTTCGGCCGGCGAAATGTCCCGCGAGGAGCTGCAGGTGGAGTGGGGGCCCGTCTTCCAGCAGTTGGAGTGGGGGGCCTTCCGTCGTCAGATGGAACAGTAAGGTGCGATGAAGCGGCGGTGGTGAGCAAGTTGCAAGAGGGTAGCGAGGATACGGTCAAAGACCGCAAGCGTGCCCTCAGGAAGTCCAGTAATCGGGAAAAGGTCGGCATCTCATCTTCTCCCTCCAGCGTTGTCTCCCAGCTAAGCCTTGTCTCACTGTCCAGGCGTTGGACGGTAATGTAATTGAGCCAATCGCTCCAGTGTTCGACGGGGCGTTTTAACGCAGCTAGAGCTTCCACGGCGTTCTGAGTTCCATGCAACAGGGTTTTGAGCTCAGAAGCCGATGCAGTCCTCATGCCTGGAAGGGACAACAGTACGCCAAGTTGAGCGTTGACTAGCATGGCGACGTTGTCATATTCCCTTTCGAGCAGCTTCCATGCGCGAGGAAAGTCGTCGTTGGTGATGGGAATGTGACGCAGGCTATCGGCAGGTTCCCCGATAATGCTCGTCTTTAGGTAGTGAAGGCGCTCGACGTCGGTCAGTTGTTGGTTGTTAATAACCAACGACCGAAAGAGGTCCCGGAAGCTGGTCCACCTTGTGTAGTCGCCGTCGAAAGGTTCGATGACGATTTTCGGCATCGATGCTCGTTTCGCTTGTGGAGGGGCGGCAGCAGCTCCCGGTTGAACCGTGGTTCTTCCCAGCATCTTCTTTAGTCCGGCCTTTTGCGATATATAGGCCTCTTCAGCTACGTCGAATTGGTTATCGACGAGATAGCGGGATTTCAGAAGCTCGTCGTCCGCTTTGGCGCGGATCTTGTCGTCGTTGTTGGTGAACTCCAGCCAGTAGGACTCCAGCAATTCGAGTCTTGCCTCGACTGTATCCCGATTAATATTGTCGGCTCCCTTCTTTTTTAGGTTCTCGATCATGCGAGAGATCCTTGCCGCCAACGTCTCCTGCTTTTTAAGAACGGCATCCATGGTGGGTTTAAAATGGCAGTTGGCTGAAGCACAGCGCGTTCCGGACAAAGTCAAACCGTCAAAGTCAAAGTCTTACGGGGTCGAACAACACGCACAGCACTAGCGACCGTTAAATTCAAACGGCGCACCTCCACGACACGTTTTCCACGTTTCACACgaggatccggctcgaaggaccactaATTTATGTTAAAGGATGCAGTAGGAATCGTGGAGGGAGTTAAGAAACTTCGTTGTGAGCACTGTGGTGTTCTAAATATATCGTCTATTTTCTTCCAAACTTGCGTGAGTCACTTATAAACTAATACCGTCACCAACTTAAGACTATGAATAAAACAAAGTAAGAAAACTATAACTAAGCTAAGCGCGGAAACCCGAAGAAGCGCAATGAGTTTCCTTTTGCGAAGAGAAAAACAGCAAGGCTCAAGCGAAGCGATGCGTATTAGACAGAGCAGTTCAAAAGACTAATTATAACGACTTATCGGGAGTCGGTTGCGCTGAAGATGGTGGGGAGAGGTGACGAGAGGCTCGGTGGTCTAGCGCCTTGTTGTGTTTGGGCATTCCCGTCACctctcttgcccctggcccggacttgggtctcgtgccgccgcggagctcgcgtgatccgaaacacctatcctctgtcctttcctatcctctatcctatcctatcctctatcctatcctatcctctttcctatcctatcctctatcctatcctatcgtctatcctatcctctatcctatcctatcctctgtcttatcatatcctctatccaatcctatcttctatcctatcctatcctctatcctatcaaatcccctataatatcccctatcctatcctatcctctatcctatcctatcctctatcctatcctatcctctatcctatcctatcctctatcgtatcctatcgtctatcctatcctatcctctatcctatcctatcgtctatcctatcctatcctctatcctatcctatcctctatcctatcctctatcctatcctatcctctatcctatcctatcctctatcctatcctatcctgtatcctatcctattttttttttttttttttttttttttccgaggaggtaatctcgttacggatacccgaacccccccgggggggggggtggtccgggttatgtgggactcctcggctggttggtgcaacgccgagtatacccactaactcctccccgtccgtccctagactcctgggggcacccgtgctctgcgcgcgcatgtcaatccggtgtgcccccgccttagcataccacccagggggggacgcggccccctcccgtacctactctatccgaaggcaccacgcaacggacgacgtggcgccttcccccctgttaggccgcccgatgagcatccgagcccccgctcgagatgcccggcggcctccggggacgccgttggtgaccgagtgtaaggggatatccgatcccccgcctcgagatcatcaagggcgtccccgctcgcgtcagaggcgtcgcaacgggggtacgcccccggggcgtaccctgcgccgcctccccccccttcggccgggatcgtgattacgctcccgatcccgttccgcagcctccttccgcagcataacccgctcgcagaaggaagcgaaccccctccacgcctcctcgccaccggctgccgcagcgacgacagccgggagcgagaggtcgtggcccaccgcgcgccgcagggcacggcgctctcccccccatgccggacactcctccagagtgtgttgcgccgtgtcccgcggctcgccgcagtggtgacacgcctcctcggtctccctcccgatgcgacacaggtagtcgccgaagcacccgtgcccgctcatcacctgcgtcacacggtaggagaccctatgccccatccatcccctgttccattgatcgaacaccgggaggatggcccgaacggcccgcctctcgccctccctcgtcccgggaaggctatcgcgccactcccgggctgcgtgccgccgaacatgtcgcctgagctcatccaccatgagccgcgcctgatccggggccaccccccggagccggagttccctggagtgcgtatgcacatccgccaacacgcgggcctccagctcgagggggatcagccccgacatcaccatcgccgtcgcgtatgaaatggtgcggtacccccgcacgatgcctatggccagcctgcgctcgatgcgacgcagcagcgaccgtgtgccgccactgcgccccctagccaagacatcgcgcgcccacacaggggctccgtacaggaccaaaactcgcaccaccaccgcgaacagacgacgcacccgtccacagggtcccccgagattcgggagaaggcgaccgagcgcagcggtcgccctctccgcccggggcgccagcgactcaaggtggcggtcaaaacgccaccggccgtcaagctcgagtcccaggtaccgcatctgggacccgaccttgaccatcccctcccccacgcagatccagcactggggaggcgccgccaaccgggccgagcggagaaaccacatggccctggttttctcgacggacacctctaggcccagcgaccggatcgcgcgcaccgcgcgccacgcgccgcgctccgccaggcagatggcctccttcgcatacctcccggtggccaataccagcgtgtcgtcggcgtaacacgtcaggctgaccccgggaggcatctcctcccgcaggacgcgatcgtacgcaagattccacagcaacgggcccaacaccgagccctgcggaaccccgcgcacgacgcccctgcgcaccatcccgtaccggccgggatactctatacccctgtcggagagatagctcccgatcacccttctgagatacagaggcacccggtggaagaccagggcctccattatccgatcccaggggacggtgttgaacgcgttagcgatatccaaggatatcgccaacgcaacaccgccccccctcgtacaggcctccgagagagccctcacccgctgaatagcgtcgacggtggagagaccctcccggaagccgaattgaaccccgctcagatcggggacccctctcgccgacaggtgccggacgaggcgtccaacgagtacgcgctcgaacaacttccccgcctcgtccagcagacaaattggccggtaccctgagggcgagtcccgggacttgccccccttcggaaggaggaccaacctgcccgacttccactccgtggggaacaccccctccctcagacagccgttatacagctgccggagttcggcggcgagtcccccctccagggccaagaccaacgcgcggcccggcaccccgtccgggcatcctgtatcctatcctatcctctatcctatcctatcctctatcctatcctatcctctatcctatcctatcctctattctatcctatcctctatcctatcctatcctctatcctatcctatcctctatcctatcctatcctctatcctatcctatcctctatcctatcctatcctctatcctatcctatcctctatcctatcctatcctctatcctatcctatcgtctatcctatcctctatcctatcctatcctctatcctatcctatcctctatcctatcctgtcttctatcctatcctatcctctatcctatcaaatcccctatcctatcctctatcctatcctatcctctatcctatcctatcctctatcctatcctatcctctatcctatcctatcatctatcctcaatcctatcctttcctgtatcctatccaatcctctatcctatcctgtcttctatcctatcctatcctctatcctatcaaatcccctatcctatcctctatcctatcctatcctgtatcctatccaatcctctatcctatcctataatctatcatcaatcctatcctttcctgtatcctatccaatcctatacgctatcctatcctctatcctctcctctcctatcctctatcctatcctatcctctatcctatccaatcctctatcctatcctatcatctatcctcaatcctatcctatcgtctatcctatcctctatcctatcctctatcctatcctctatcctatcctctatcctatcctatcttctatcctatcctatcctctatcctatcaaatcccctatcctaccctctatcctatcctatcctgtatcctatccaatcctctatcctatcctatcatctatcatcaatcctatcctttcctgtatcctatccaatcctctatccaatcctatcctctctcctatcctatcctatcctctatcctatcctatcctatcctctatcctatcatatcctctatcctatcctatcctatcctctatcctatactatcctctgtcctatcctatcgtctatcctatactctatcctatcctatcctctatcctatcctatcatctatcctatcctatcctttatcctatcctatcctctatcctatcctatcctctatcctatcctatcatctatcctcaatcctatcctttcctgtatcctatccaatcctctatcctatcctgtcttctatcctatcctatcctctatcctatcaaatcccctatcctatcctctatcctatcctatcctgtatcctatccaatcctctatcctatcctataatctattatcaatcctatcctttcctgtatcctatccaatcctctatcctatcctattttttttttttttttttttttttttttcgaggaggtaatctcgttacggatacccgaacccccccggggggggggggtggtccgggttatgtgggactcctcggctggttggtgcaacgccgagtatacccactaactcctccccgtccgtccctagactcctgggggcacccgtgctctgcgcgcgcatgtcaatccggtgtgcccccgccttagcataccacccaggggggggacgcggccccctcccgtacctactctatccgaaggcaccacgcaacggacgacgtggcgccttccccccctgttaggccgcccgatgagcatccgagcccccgcccgagatgcccggcggcctccggggacgccgttggtgaccgagtgtaaggggatatccgatcccccgcctcgagatcatcaagggcgtccccgctcgcgtcagaggcgtcgcaacgggggtacgcccccggggcgtaccctgcgccgcctccccccccttcggccgggatcgtgattacgcttccgatcccgttccgcagcctccttccgcagcataacccgctcgcagaaggaagcgaaccccctccacgcctcctcgccaccggctgccgcagcgacgacagccgggagcgagaggtcgtggcccaccgcgcgccgcagggcacggcgctctcccccccatgccggacactcctccagagtgtgttgcgccgtgtcccgcggctcgccgcagtggtgacacgcctcctcggtctccctcccgatgcgacacaggtagtcgccgaagcacccgtgcccgctcatcacctgcgtcacacggtaggagaccctatgccccatccatcccctgttccattgatcgaacaccgggaggatggcccgaacggcccgcctctcgccctccctcgtcccgggaaggctatcgcgccactcccgggctgcgtgccgccgagcatgtcgcctgagctcatccaccatgagccgcgcctgatccggggccaccccccggagccggagttccctggagtgcgtatgcacatccgccaacacgcgggcctccagctcgagggggatcagccccgacatcaccatcgccgtcgcgtatgaaatggtgcggtacccccgcacgatgcctatggccagcctgcgctcgatgcgacgcagcagcgaccgtgtgccgccaccgcgtcccctagccaagacatcgcgcgcccacacaggggctccgtacaggaccaaaactcgcaccaccaccgcgaacagacgacgcacccgtccacagggtcccccgagattcgggagaaggcgaccgagcgcagcggtcgccctctccgcccggggcgccagcgactcaaggtggcggtcaaaacgccaccggccgtcaagctcgagtcccaggtaccgcatctgggacccgaccttgaccatcccctcccccacgcagatccagcactggggaggcgccgccaaccgggccgagcggagaaaccacatggccctggttttctcgacggacacctctaggcccagcgaccggatcgcgcgcaccgcgcgccacgcgccgcgctccgccaggcagatggcctccttcgcatacctcccggtggccaataccagcgtgtcgtcggcgtaacacgtcaggctgaccccgggaggcatctcctcccgcaggacgcgatcgtacgcaagattccacagcaacgggcccaacaccgagccctgcggaaccccgcgcacgacgcccctgcgcaccatcccgtaccggccgggatactctatacccctgtcggagagatagctcccaatcacccttctgagatacagaggcacccggtggaagaccagggcctccattatccgatcccaggggacggtgttgaacgcgttagcgatatccaaagatatcgccaacgcaacaccgccccccctcgtacaggcctccgagagagccctcacccgccgaatagcgtcgacggtggagagaccctcccggaagccgaattgaaccccgctcagatcggggacccctcccgccgacaggtgccggacgaggcgtccaacgagtacgcgctcgaacaacttccccgcctcgtccagcagacaaattggccggtaccctgagggcgagtcccgggacttgccccccttcggaaggaggaccaacctgcccgacttccactccgtggggaacaccccctccctcagacagccgttatacagctgccggagttcggcggcgagtcccccctccagggccaagaccaacgcgcggcccggcaccccgtccgggcccggggcatcctctatcctatcctatcgtctatcctatcctctatcctatcctatcctctatcctatcctatcctctatcctatcaaatcccctataatatcctctatccaatcctatcctctatcctatcctatcctctatcctgtcctatcctctatcctatcctatcctctatcctatcctatcgtctatcccatcctctgtcctatcctatcctctatcctatcctatcgtctatcctatcctctatcctatcctctatcctatcctatcttctatcctatcctatcctctatcctatcctatccactatcctatcctatcctctatcctatcaaatcccctatcctatcctctatcctatcctatcctgtatcctatccaatcctctatcctct from Halictus rubicundus isolate RS-2024b unplaced genomic scaffold, iyHalRubi1_principal scaffold0056, whole genome shotgun sequence encodes:
- the LOC143363545 gene encoding uncharacterized protein LOC143363545, producing the protein MDAVLKKQETLAARISRMIENLKKKGADNINRDTVEARLELLESYWLEFTNNDDKIRAKADDELLKSRYLVDNQFDVAEEAYISQKAGLKKMLGRTTVQPGAAAAPPQAKRASMPKIVIEPFDGDYTRWTSFRDLFRSLVINNQQLTDVERLHYLKTSIIGEPADSLRHIPITNDDFPRAWKLLEREYDNVAMLVNAQLGVLLSLPGMRTASASELKTLLHGTQNAVEALAALKRPVEHWSDWLNYITVQRLDSETRLSWETTLEGEDEMPTFSRLLDFLRARLRSLTVSSLPSCNLLTTAASSHLTVPSDDGRPPTPTAGRRAPTPPAAPRGTFRRPKVHAVTGTPGNSRCRLCRKDHFVLFCPSFKSCTPPERRKLVTEHDLCFNCLSNHHVRDCKSNKRCQTCVGKHHTALHIPHGSTPSEYNAEASSSVSKPIAKIVNCTRMNQTLILATAIVGIEVYPGERIFVRALIDPCSEVCLIGESIVQRYKLSRKPFNIPLEGVDSMRSRPRGRVNLTVSSRLDHTVSYSVDAVILPRLSSYEPPTTACPNAWPHLANLEMADPEITSRQPIELLLGADVYALILREGLRTGAAGAPIAQATTLGWIVTGPPGESEFSPSNPRRIVLHCAVDDDISTLLQKFWSLEEVVAPPSSSELTADEDECENHFARTHTRDRTGRYIVRLPFKRALSVLGDSRRTAAAMLSKLERRFLNAEDLAEKYRSFLDEYLQLNHMEIATGIRENSKIFYLPHHGVWRESSTTTKLRVVFNGSSKTTTGVSLNDILHSGPNLLPEIPDLLLRWRCHAIVFAADMEKMYRQIWLAEEDRDAQRILWRRDSGDQVGEYRLRTVTYGLACAPYLAMRTIRQLSLDEGGRFPLAAACLQSDVYMDDVLSGASTIDEALAIQGQLIATLKAGGFTLRKWTSNDSRLLDHLSAEHVASSGERPFESILSLLGLKWQPAGDFFLFNLKPRDTQAMITKRQVLREMASVYDPLGFLAPVTVTAKIFLQTLWLLRLDWDDPLPPAHAKYWATYSHSLAGISAVKMPRWVGMGSKHAIEIHGFADASEKAYAGVVYLRSFPNTAKPLVRLVIAKTKVAPLQQVSLPRLELCAAVLLSRLVKRTLNALSLHDAKIYLWSDSKIVLGWLQGRPSKWKTFVANRVAEIQNLFPGDVWYHIRSKENPADPASRGLNGDTLANNSLWWQGPSFLSTSITEFKGHDATVLDTEEERRAEKTVLNTTVASQSSAPTTDLIFRYSSFTRLLRSVAWCLRFLNCARGTSTVKDSFLRTAELDNARLVIVQCEQRRFFAAEISGLEKSRSPLRGPLVRLNPFLDERGILRVGGRLKHSLLDYDEKHPIILPEKSKVTALLIVYFHEKLLHGGTQLTLHNLRRRYWIPRGRQAVRKHIHGCLKCWRWRTKAAEQKMSDLPASRVTPARPFYNSGVDYAGPFHTKISPGRGTRTPKSYIAVFVCLATRAVHLELVSDYSSEAFLAAYRRFVSRRGLCSSLRSDCGTTFVGADKELRRMFHAANAETRKTLQALAEAGTRWVFNPPSAPHFGGIWEAAVKAVKYHLRRVIGETLLTFEEMSTLLAQIEACLNSRPLTPLSDEPTDLSALTPAHFLIGSPLTAIPEPSLSDVRSSRFTRWQLLQQQRDHFWNRWSCEYLQTLQHRTKWTKEKPNLKPGDLCLILNEATPPTRWPLGRVEQVHAGSDGLVRVVTECTESLRVFGDRAQTFWWRFCELAGVPASHEPDLPLKMTEGPLSPPCRKVHSRPELLPGNRFIVFHEDDAQ